A window of the Xiashengella succiniciproducens genome harbors these coding sequences:
- the dapA gene encoding 4-hydroxy-tetrahydrodipicolinate synthase has translation MTIDRLGGSIVAIPTPFKSNGDLDLETFDRLVDWHLEQGTDALVVCGTTGETPTLTEEEDAIMIERAVKRVGGRIPVIAGTGSNSTKECITYSTRAVNHGADALLVVAPYYNKPTDKGLRLHFSTVAESVKVPVILYNVPGRTGSCISPKTAAWLGEKYDNIIGIKEAGGNLAVFADLLALCPKGFKILSGDDFLAPSANFLGAHGCISVVANVIPRDFHLLMKASIEGNLGESRRLFFKYKRLMELLFIESNPIPVKTALAMMGKIGPALRLPLCPMEEHNEAILREELQKLGLVK, from the coding sequence ATGACTATTGACAGACTTGGCGGCTCTATAGTCGCTATTCCCACGCCATTTAAGAGCAACGGTGATCTGGACCTGGAGACATTCGACAGGCTGGTAGACTGGCATCTTGAACAAGGGACCGACGCTCTTGTGGTTTGCGGAACCACAGGTGAAACACCTACTTTGACAGAGGAGGAAGATGCCATAATGATTGAAAGGGCAGTCAAGCGAGTAGGCGGACGAATACCCGTTATTGCAGGAACCGGCAGCAACTCCACCAAAGAATGTATTACATATTCTACAAGGGCTGTCAATCACGGTGCTGATGCTTTGCTCGTTGTAGCTCCATATTACAATAAACCCACTGATAAGGGGCTGAGACTTCACTTCTCCACAGTGGCAGAATCTGTCAAGGTTCCCGTAATTCTTTATAACGTTCCTGGTCGTACCGGTAGCTGCATAAGTCCAAAGACTGCAGCATGGCTAGGCGAAAAATATGACAATATAATCGGTATCAAGGAAGCCGGAGGTAACCTGGCAGTATTTGCCGATTTGCTGGCTCTGTGTCCTAAGGGATTCAAAATACTCAGCGGCGATGACTTCCTGGCTCCATCGGCCAACTTTCTTGGTGCTCATGGTTGTATCTCTGTGGTTGCAAATGTTATACCTCGCGATTTCCACCTTCTGATGAAGGCATCTATAGAAGGTAATCTTGGAGAGAGCCGCAGACTGTTCTTCAAGTACAAACGACTTATGGAACTCTTGTTTATCGAGTCCAACCCCATCCCGGTTAAAACCGCCCTGGCAATGATGGGAAAGATAGGTCCTGCTCTGAGACTTCCGCTTTGTCCTATGGAAGAGCACAATGAAGCAATACTCAGAGAAGAGCTGCAAAAGCTGGGCTTAGTAAAATAG
- a CDS encoding 4Fe-4S dicluster domain-containing protein, producing the protein MSNLLLQLHEDLRFREGLSACMNCGVCTALCPAASYFEYDPRHICQIVQTGDEADLESLLKGDEIWQCGQCLSCKARCPRGNVPGYVIQALRKLSQLKGFFMYSEEGRKQLRIKRAIGHSILTTGYCVHPRLVDPAVHPEQGPVWAWAFEHGAELYKLCGSAFYDAQEGGLRKIPQDVLNELGSIFYETGAFKLWEAIEGEEVKTKNKQER; encoded by the coding sequence ATGTCCAACCTGCTTTTGCAACTACATGAAGATCTTCGCTTTAGAGAAGGCCTGTCAGCATGCATGAATTGTGGGGTATGTACTGCTCTGTGCCCTGCTGCATCATACTTCGAATATGATCCCAGACATATATGCCAGATCGTTCAGACCGGCGATGAAGCTGATCTGGAATCTTTGCTTAAAGGTGATGAGATATGGCAATGTGGTCAATGTCTGTCCTGTAAAGCTCGCTGTCCCCGTGGGAATGTCCCCGGCTACGTAATTCAGGCTCTCCGAAAGCTAAGTCAGCTGAAAGGCTTTTTTATGTATTCCGAGGAAGGACGCAAACAGTTGAGGATCAAACGTGCAATTGGACATAGCATACTAACTACAGGTTATTGTGTACACCCTCGTCTTGTAGATCCTGCCGTTCATCCGGAACAGGGACCTGTATGGGCCTGGGCCTTTGAGCATGGAGCTGAGTTGTACAAGCTGTGCGGTTCTGCTTTCTATGACGCTCAGGAAGGAGGCTTGCGTAAGATTCCACAGGATGTGCTTAATGAACTAGGGTCTATATTCTATGAGACCGGGGCTTTCAAGCTCTGGGAAGCTATTGAGGGAGAGGAAGTAAAAACCAAAAATAAACAGGAGAGATGA
- a CDS encoding ComEC/Rec2 family competence protein, with protein sequence MNIFRKLPFLRVLICLAAGISVYNYAPALIPDSVLLVLLLVSTATFITLYLRKSDSDYKRRWIPGLFSSIAIFLTGWLLTSLRMPAVLEESTTATVSARIMTLEYRNNDRIRMLVKPLNTSDSLVLKSRDLLMLIVSGLPGDTLHEGDIISFTGAIRPLPKPANPYAFDYGRHLRNKGVAGIAYLPSSDIILALKAKTSLRTIPAQVRAWSLRTLFRYGLSDQAAAIAQAMLFGDRSGIDRDLNDRFVKTGVVHILAVSGLHVGIIQLFINFMLIPFFRRSSSIRWLISSSALLGYSFITGFSPSVSRAAFMFSVVSAGKLSNRSSNIYNLICLSASALLVINPLTLFNVGFILSHAAVVGIAAFYKPINNLFSFRFIMWRQLWSLVAVSVSAQLTTLPISVYLFSAFPTWFVISNLTIVPLCTPIMLATIAVLLFSPLPFVARIFAGFANDLLIFMVDSTGAVEQLPGNYIENLWLSFPLMLVSYLAILGLYLVVTTPSFKNISVFLGLCVALIAGIDVQNITKLDSCQLVVYSSSRGFVADIASNGNVFNIRTNDVDSASLAYTRNSYMKRKAIRPRKCDYLVLQASGESEIRFFNVGEHSFLLLSGTGSVDPKSALIPYYSWDPIVYPYPNSLKGNSDTSQLTAPDPAIEAPVRDITLIIAGRIIGNPEQIIDYFQCSEVVIGFNCSRYFRDKWQKAAQVRGIGFYVTYENGAYLKDCS encoded by the coding sequence ATGAACATCTTTCGAAAATTACCCTTTCTGAGAGTTCTAATATGCCTGGCAGCAGGCATCTCTGTATACAATTACGCACCGGCTCTTATTCCTGACTCTGTTTTGCTGGTTTTACTCCTTGTTAGTACAGCCACCTTTATCACCCTGTATCTACGCAAGTCCGATTCAGACTATAAAAGGCGGTGGATTCCCGGTTTGTTCAGTTCCATTGCAATTTTCCTTACAGGATGGTTGCTGACATCCCTTAGGATGCCTGCAGTATTGGAGGAAAGTACAACTGCAACAGTATCTGCAAGGATCATGACTCTCGAATACCGGAATAATGACCGGATCAGAATGCTTGTTAAGCCTCTAAATACAAGTGACAGTCTGGTACTTAAATCACGCGACCTGCTGATGCTGATAGTCTCAGGTCTGCCAGGCGACACTTTGCATGAAGGTGATATAATCAGCTTCACGGGTGCTATCAGGCCTCTTCCCAAACCAGCCAATCCTTATGCTTTCGACTATGGCAGACATCTTAGAAACAAAGGGGTTGCAGGTATTGCATATCTGCCATCATCTGATATCATCCTTGCCCTTAAGGCAAAGACAAGCCTGAGAACTATCCCCGCTCAGGTCAGGGCCTGGAGTCTCAGAACGCTCTTCAGATATGGACTATCTGATCAGGCAGCAGCAATAGCGCAGGCCATGCTCTTTGGTGACCGTTCGGGTATTGACCGTGACCTTAACGATCGTTTTGTTAAAACCGGCGTAGTTCATATCCTTGCTGTATCTGGCTTGCACGTAGGCATTATTCAGCTCTTTATTAATTTCATGCTAATACCTTTCTTCAGAAGATCAAGTTCCATCAGATGGCTGATTTCAAGCTCTGCACTGTTGGGCTACTCTTTTATTACAGGCTTCTCTCCTTCCGTGTCCCGGGCTGCCTTTATGTTTTCTGTTGTCAGTGCAGGAAAGTTGTCTAACAGGTCATCCAATATATACAACCTAATCTGCCTCTCGGCATCTGCCCTGCTTGTGATAAATCCTCTGACCCTTTTTAATGTCGGCTTTATCCTGAGTCATGCCGCAGTTGTAGGAATAGCTGCCTTTTACAAACCCATCAACAATCTGTTTTCATTTCGCTTTATTATGTGGAGACAACTGTGGTCACTAGTTGCAGTTTCAGTCTCTGCCCAGCTTACAACTCTGCCAATCTCCGTTTATCTGTTTTCTGCATTTCCAACCTGGTTTGTGATATCTAATCTTACTATAGTACCTCTATGTACCCCGATTATGCTAGCTACCATAGCTGTGCTACTCTTCTCCCCTCTGCCTTTTGTTGCCAGGATTTTTGCAGGTTTTGCCAACGACCTGCTGATCTTTATGGTTGACTCTACCGGTGCAGTTGAACAATTGCCCGGAAACTACATTGAGAACCTGTGGCTATCATTTCCCCTGATGCTGGTGTCCTACCTTGCAATTCTTGGTCTCTACCTGGTTGTCACAACACCATCGTTCAAAAATATCTCTGTATTCCTTGGATTGTGTGTCGCCCTGATTGCAGGAATCGATGTACAAAACATCACAAAGCTGGATAGTTGCCAACTGGTTGTTTACAGCTCAAGCAGGGGCTTTGTCGCAGATATTGCCTCAAATGGCAATGTGTTTAACATAAGAACGAACGACGTCGATTCTGCCAGTCTGGCCTATACAAGGAACTCTTACATGAAACGAAAAGCTATAAGACCGAGGAAATGTGATTATCTTGTATTACAGGCCTCAGGAGAATCTGAGATACGGTTTTTCAATGTGGGAGAACACAGTTTTTTGCTATTAAGCGGAACGGGTTCAGTTGATCCCAAATCGGCACTTATTCCCTACTATTCATGGGATCCAATAGTATATCCTTACCCCAATTCTTTAAAGGGCAATTCAGATACCTCACAGCTTACAGCACCAGATCCTGCAATAGAGGCCCCGGTAAGGGATATAACACTA
- a CDS encoding polysaccharide biosynthesis/export family protein produces MELKNRALPLIVLLLLTAVSCVPLKESIYLQGDMAKHLEDLEGQYKIEKSEYLVKPGDLLYIRVTSLDERSSSFLNTESGYTTMASNPMSASLLGYRVGLDGSIDYPFLGKIYVAGLSLREVAQKIELAASKYIDQSGVIVKLLNDHVTIMGEVRNPGRFLMNSEEISILEAISLAGDMTDFANRKAVRLIRKDGDTPQMLIIDTTDERIMFSPYYYIKPGDIVYIEPRRLKQWSLTGIPFSLFLSVVSVSTVIYTLVK; encoded by the coding sequence ATGGAGCTTAAGAATAGAGCCTTACCTTTAATTGTACTGCTTTTACTAACAGCAGTATCCTGTGTTCCGCTTAAAGAGTCCATATATCTACAGGGAGATATGGCAAAACATCTTGAAGATCTTGAGGGGCAATATAAGATAGAAAAGAGTGAGTATCTGGTAAAACCAGGTGATCTTCTGTATATTAGGGTAACAAGTCTGGATGAGCGTTCTTCATCCTTTTTGAATACTGAGTCAGGATATACAACTATGGCTTCCAATCCTATGTCAGCCAGTTTGCTGGGCTACAGGGTTGGCCTTGATGGTTCCATTGACTATCCTTTTCTTGGGAAGATTTATGTTGCCGGACTTTCCCTGAGGGAGGTTGCTCAGAAGATAGAGCTTGCAGCAAGCAAGTATATAGATCAGAGCGGAGTTATTGTCAAACTGCTCAACGACCACGTAACAATTATGGGTGAGGTTAGAAACCCCGGCAGGTTCCTGATGAATAGTGAAGAGATATCGATACTTGAGGCAATTAGTCTTGCAGGTGATATGACTGACTTTGCCAATCGTAAGGCTGTCCGCCTGATTCGCAAGGATGGTGATACACCTCAGATGCTTATTATTGACACTACTGATGAAAGGATAATGTTTTCACCCTACTATTACATTAAGCCGGGTGACATAGTATACATTGAGCCCCGAAGGCTTAAACAGTGGAGTCTTACAGGTATACCCTTCAGTCTGTTCCTCAGTGTAGTTAGTGTATCCACAGTTATTTACACCCTGGTCAAGTAA
- a CDS encoding GumC family protein, whose translation MKNLDIVENDKSFDLKKVFFRALRYWYIFPIFFIVAVAIALIAYKTTIPQYQISTQVMISEAKDGQTGPAGVSDKALPGIMLGGYSHVENQLIILTSRHQIEKTIRELDFEVSYYEKELLRYQEIYMASPFKVIIDSSEVVPRGKTFNLVFTSKDKFELELDGSGKKKEYKFFEKIIEPNFVFTIIPVEENLNKVNYWDKSYRFTINHISSLVSHFKGKIFLDQVGFSSSIVEISIHENNIAKGVDFLNKLAQNSVDYTLDKKNQIALNTIEFIEKQLIGVADSLGAAESILENFRSSNVVMDVSFQGQMIITQSKELEEQRAALMAKLDYYSYLSDYINQNRDLHEVVVPASMGIEDPILTGHIAQLSQLNSERSALLFNATTQNPNIARINASIENVKNNILESLRSVIAATNLSLNDINNRLVSLSQDIRKLPHTEQRLLNIERTRQMNNETYTFLLNKLTEAQLAKAANRPDNEIIEPAMVKTQVSPDLTKTILLIFVLGIFLPAIIIFVIVFTNDKVQDKEDITSIAQLPIIGEIPFERNKTAPVNIEPGQDYHGNTILAEAFRSVRTSLGYYANDKGTKVILITSTLPGEGKSFCALNLARSFARLNKRTLLAEYDMRRPSLATQAGIKVDGPGLSSYYTGEAKIEDIMMRDRENENLSVIFAGFIPPNPAELIAGEATARFMEEVSKKFDIVIIDTPPIGVVADALLLTSYADVNIITVRHNTTPKPVLRMNLMDEKVKNIPHLSVLLNGIPSQSREYNYKYSYGNGKYFADAK comes from the coding sequence ATGAAGAACCTCGATATAGTTGAAAACGATAAGAGTTTTGATCTGAAAAAAGTTTTTTTCAGGGCCTTACGTTACTGGTACATATTCCCAATATTTTTTATTGTTGCAGTTGCAATAGCACTCATAGCTTACAAGACCACTATACCCCAGTACCAGATTTCGACGCAGGTAATGATATCTGAGGCCAAGGATGGTCAGACTGGTCCTGCAGGAGTAAGTGATAAGGCTCTGCCTGGTATTATGCTTGGGGGATACAGTCATGTAGAAAACCAGCTTATTATTCTGACTTCCCGTCATCAGATTGAGAAGACTATCAGGGAGCTGGATTTTGAGGTTTCTTATTATGAAAAGGAACTGCTCAGGTATCAGGAGATATATATGGCATCTCCTTTCAAGGTAATAATAGATTCATCGGAGGTCGTGCCCCGTGGCAAGACCTTTAACCTTGTATTTACGTCTAAGGATAAGTTTGAACTTGAACTTGATGGTAGCGGAAAGAAGAAGGAATACAAGTTTTTTGAAAAGATAATAGAGCCCAACTTCGTCTTTACTATTATTCCGGTTGAGGAGAATCTAAACAAGGTAAATTACTGGGATAAGAGCTACAGGTTTACTATCAACCATATATCTTCTCTTGTATCGCATTTTAAGGGTAAGATCTTTCTTGATCAGGTGGGATTCAGTTCTTCAATAGTTGAGATTTCTATACACGAGAATAATATTGCCAAAGGTGTAGATTTCCTTAACAAGCTTGCACAGAACTCAGTGGATTATACACTTGATAAGAAGAATCAGATTGCATTGAATACAATTGAGTTTATCGAGAAGCAACTTATTGGGGTGGCTGACTCTCTGGGTGCTGCTGAAAGTATCCTTGAGAATTTCAGGTCGAGCAATGTTGTAATGGACGTTTCTTTCCAGGGACAGATGATTATTACCCAGTCCAAGGAGCTTGAGGAACAGAGAGCGGCTCTGATGGCAAAGCTTGATTATTATTCATATCTGAGCGACTATATCAATCAGAACAGGGACTTGCACGAGGTTGTAGTTCCCGCTTCCATGGGTATTGAAGACCCGATTCTGACGGGACATATTGCTCAATTGTCACAACTCAATTCAGAGCGTTCAGCCCTGCTGTTCAATGCTACTACCCAGAACCCCAATATTGCACGTATCAATGCAAGTATTGAGAATGTAAAGAACAATATACTAGAGTCTCTGAGAAGCGTAATAGCGGCAACAAATCTGTCTCTCAATGATATCAACAACAGGCTTGTGTCACTAAGTCAGGATATACGTAAACTGCCACATACAGAGCAAAGGCTTCTGAATATTGAGAGGACAAGGCAGATGAACAATGAGACCTATACCTTCCTGCTTAATAAGCTTACAGAAGCTCAGTTAGCAAAAGCTGCCAACCGTCCTGATAATGAGATTATAGAACCTGCGATGGTTAAGACTCAGGTCTCACCTGACCTTACCAAGACTATACTGCTAATCTTTGTTCTGGGAATCTTCCTTCCTGCCATTATAATATTTGTAATTGTATTTACTAACGATAAGGTTCAGGACAAGGAAGATATCACCTCCATTGCACAGTTGCCTATAATCGGAGAGATCCCATTCGAAAGGAACAAGACTGCTCCTGTCAATATCGAACCAGGTCAGGATTATCATGGCAATACCATACTTGCAGAAGCTTTCCGTAGTGTACGGACCTCCCTTGGTTATTATGCCAATGATAAGGGAACCAAGGTGATTCTTATCACTAGTACCCTACCCGGAGAAGGAAAGTCCTTCTGTGCTTTGAATCTGGCCCGGTCATTTGCCCGCCTCAACAAGAGGACTTTGCTTGCTGAGTATGATATGAGAAGGCCCTCACTTGCTACTCAGGCCGGCATAAAGGTAGATGGACCCGGACTTAGCAGCTACTATACCGGAGAGGCAAAGATTGAAGATATAATGATGAGAGACAGGGAGAATGAAAACCTAAGCGTAATATTTGCAGGTTTTATTCCGCCAAATCCTGCCGAACTAATTGCTGGTGAAGCTACTGCAAGATTTATGGAAGAGGTGAGCAAGAAGTTTGATATTGTTATCATAGACACCCCGCCAATAGGCGTGGTGGCAGATGCATTGCTGTTGACAAGTTATGCAGATGTCAATATTATTACAGTACGCCATAATACTACTCCGAAGCCGGTATTGAGAATGAATCTGATGGATGAAAAAGTAAAGAATATACCGCACCTTTCAGTATTGTTGAACGGAATACCTTCACAAAGCAGGGAATATAATTATAAGTATTCCTATGGCAATGGTAAGTATTTCGCAGATGCTAAATAG
- a CDS encoding heterodisulfide reductase-related iron-sulfur binding cluster, with translation MKSLLWKEYQKEVPDDKYFFVRSCIRQTFFPGAESSLLRLLREELKLNIFEDSRHTTCTGIGYHTDVVPFETTMTVVARQLALMTDAGYRNLLVSCVTSFGIYLEMVEVWHHHPEMLERTREALWKATRREFEIPEFIVHTSDLVYHFREEFASRAPYRLVNKESGKPLRVVDHVGCHYAKIFPDRGFGGAEFPSVLSGLVETFGGENVDYPERRHCCGFGFRHYLLQENRGYSVSNSRVKFESMEPYAPDLIVTNCPGCNMFLDRWQYTLAEMNGKTYDADGRGIPVLTHEELTALMMGYDPWKLGLQMHQVQLEPLLDKIGVVYEPGKKYNLLSGPVKGPELPEVLKVIP, from the coding sequence ATGAAATCTCTTTTATGGAAGGAATATCAAAAGGAGGTTCCTGATGACAAGTACTTCTTTGTCAGGAGCTGTATCCGGCAAACATTCTTCCCAGGAGCGGAAAGCTCCTTGTTGAGACTGTTACGTGAGGAGCTGAAGCTGAACATCTTCGAAGATAGCCGTCATACTACTTGCACAGGAATAGGCTATCATACCGATGTCGTGCCTTTTGAGACAACAATGACAGTTGTGGCACGTCAGCTAGCTCTGATGACCGATGCTGGGTACCGCAACCTTCTTGTATCATGTGTTACCTCCTTTGGCATCTACCTTGAGATGGTAGAGGTGTGGCATCATCACCCCGAGATGCTTGAAAGGACCAGGGAGGCACTTTGGAAGGCTACACGCAGGGAATTTGAAATTCCCGAATTCATAGTACACACTTCAGATCTGGTATATCACTTTCGTGAGGAATTTGCCTCTCGTGCGCCTTATCGGCTGGTAAACAAGGAAAGCGGCAAGCCGCTAAGGGTTGTTGACCATGTTGGCTGTCACTATGCCAAGATCTTTCCTGACAGAGGTTTTGGCGGGGCTGAGTTTCCCAGCGTATTATCCGGGTTGGTGGAGACATTCGGTGGTGAGAATGTAGATTATCCAGAGCGCAGACACTGTTGCGGCTTTGGTTTTCGTCACTACCTGCTTCAGGAAAACCGCGGCTACTCGGTATCCAATAGCCGTGTTAAGTTTGAGTCTATGGAGCCCTATGCTCCCGATCTGATAGTGACCAACTGTCCCGGTTGTAACATGTTCCTGGATCGTTGGCAGTACACTCTGGCAGAGATGAACGGTAAGACCTACGATGCCGATGGCAGGGGAATTCCTGTGCTTACTCACGAGGAACTGACAGCACTGATGATGGGTTATGACCCCTGGAAATTAGGTCTTCAGATGCATCAGGTGCAGCTTGAACCGCTGCTGGATAAGATTGGAGTAGTATATGAACCAGGGAAAAAATACAACCTGCTGTCAGGCCCGGTTAAAGGTCCTGAACTGCCTGAAGTGCTGAAAGTGATTCCATAG